One SAR86 cluster bacterium genomic window carries:
- a CDS encoding penicillin-binding protein 2, with product MIKIRLIFVLIFILFILPFVKYFQLKGQEERILKEGISRVYTEKEFTTPRRKILDRNSIELATDIRRDTFIFSSNAEKEKIIEFSNKNSIEIFLNANKRIWFQNPINSSFYNDSKEYCDCKIIREEKYRRYYPFGSVTSTLIGFAGTEGGLEGIERIFNSRLLTKSEKRKLIKDARQRIVMGDINDFIDNEENSLTLTLDINLQYKLQEELEKAVAMSESNAGAAILLDSSNGDILAVANFPTYNPNDPEREIAKNIAFNQFYEPGSLMKPVTIAGAIKYGHVNFQTLIDTNPGRLVIPGKVITEAGGKNHGEISLTEVITLSSQVGTTKVGLQFDDSQILENLENFGFGKNFNNNFTEGSGKILIREKYKPTEKAAISYGYSVEVNTLQLARAYTVFANGGEMVEPKILLEKSVAKKQVITPENAKFILDALRTVVTQGTARRMKNIDVEIVGKTGTTEKYIPGEGKGYTDGKYVSSFAAIFPYENPKYVLAITFDEPDPNNYYGGTISAPLVKSFVSYLKRTNYL from the coding sequence ATGATTAAAATAAGATTAATTTTTGTTTTAATTTTTATTTTATTTATTTTGCCTTTTGTAAAATATTTCCAACTCAAAGGTCAAGAGGAAAGAATTCTTAAAGAGGGCATTTCAAGAGTTTATACTGAAAAAGAGTTTACTACCCCAAGAAGGAAAATACTTGACCGAAATTCAATTGAACTAGCCACCGATATTAGAAGAGATACATTTATTTTTTCATCTAATGCAGAAAAAGAAAAAATTATAGAATTCTCAAATAAGAATTCAATTGAAATTTTTTTAAATGCAAATAAAAGGATTTGGTTTCAAAATCCAATAAACAGTAGTTTCTATAATGATTCAAAAGAATATTGTGATTGTAAAATAATTAGAGAAGAGAAATATCGAAGATATTATCCATTTGGAAGTGTCACAAGCACTCTTATAGGCTTTGCTGGAACTGAAGGCGGTCTTGAAGGTATTGAGAGAATATTTAATAGCAGACTTCTAACAAAATCAGAAAAACGAAAACTTATTAAAGATGCAAGACAAAGAATTGTGATGGGCGATATAAATGATTTTATTGATAATGAAGAAAATTCGCTCACTTTAACTCTTGATATAAATCTGCAATACAAATTACAGGAAGAACTTGAGAAAGCAGTGGCTATGTCGGAATCTAATGCTGGAGCTGCAATTTTACTTGATTCCAGTAATGGAGATATTTTAGCTGTTGCTAATTTCCCTACCTATAATCCGAATGATCCTGAAAGAGAAATTGCAAAAAACATTGCTTTTAACCAATTCTATGAACCTGGTTCTTTAATGAAGCCAGTTACAATTGCCGGAGCAATCAAGTATGGGCATGTAAATTTTCAAACTTTAATTGATACTAATCCTGGAAGATTAGTTATACCTGGAAAAGTAATTACGGAGGCAGGGGGTAAGAATCACGGTGAAATTTCTTTAACAGAGGTAATTACTCTATCTTCACAAGTTGGAACAACGAAGGTTGGTCTACAATTTGACGATAGTCAAATTCTTGAAAATCTAGAGAACTTTGGTTTTGGAAAAAACTTTAACAACAATTTTACAGAGGGTTCAGGAAAAATTCTAATAAGAGAAAAATATAAACCAACTGAAAAGGCTGCAATTAGTTATGGTTATAGTGTTGAGGTGAATACACTTCAGCTAGCAAGAGCATATACTGTTTTTGCAAATGGAGGAGAAATGGTTGAGCCAAAAATACTTTTAGAGAAATCAGTTGCTAAGAAGCAAGTAATAACTCCAGAGAATGCAAAATTTATATTAGATGCGCTACGGACAGTTGTTACTCAAGGCACTGCACGAAGAATGAAAAATATTGATGTGGAAATTGTAGGTAAAACTGGTACAACAGAAAAATATATTCCTGGAGAGGGAAAGGGTTATACAGATGGTAAGTATGTATCAAGCTTTGCTGCAATTTTTCCTTATGAAAATCCAAAATATGTATTAGCTATCACATTTGATGAGCCAGATCCTAACAATTATTACGGTGGAACAATTTCAGCCCCACTTGTAAAGTCTTTTGTTAGTTATTTAAAAAGAACTAACTATTTATGA
- the murE gene encoding UDP-N-acetylmuramyl-tripeptide synthetase produces MNPLKNLLLKNKSFISNTSQLEDGDTFISINSGHKFLSKNDEKKVKYILCDTSEADSECFIKIPRLNENFIKWVDEIYNIKHKKFENFFVTGTNGKTSAVHFLSEIFKKNDVAYASMGTLGSFLEENEIEGQKLTTENPLFIRKFLKKVQNHTKHVFFEASSIGINQKRLAGLEIKHVGFTSFAEDHLDYHKTTYNYLSSKLELLSNRSLETLAFNLDMNISKEIKQNANARSIFSISSSNKKAEIYYEILDIDENGWIRFDTFTPWGQFSSNVRLWVDYNVLNLLISLPYYYYCFGEIKSFFSKIENILLPNGRFEVLNFKTKHKKVIIDFAHTPEAMEKLLSQLSKNYKEKIYLVFGCGGDRDKGKRTIMGAIAEKYATKIFLTSDNSRSESPDEIIDMIAAGIKDKLKIQVNIDREKAIQLAINSMSQDNVLVVAGRGHENFQIEQGNRLKFSDREIVKKCLA; encoded by the coding sequence ATGAATCCTCTTAAAAATCTTCTCTTAAAAAACAAATCTTTTATTTCAAATACTTCTCAACTTGAAGATGGTGACACTTTTATATCTATTAATTCTGGCCACAAATTCCTAAGTAAAAATGATGAGAAAAAAGTTAAATACATTTTGTGTGACACAAGTGAAGCTGATAGTGAATGCTTTATTAAAATTCCGAGATTAAATGAAAATTTTATTAAGTGGGTAGATGAAATTTACAATATAAAACACAAAAAGTTTGAAAATTTTTTTGTTACTGGAACAAATGGCAAAACAAGCGCAGTTCATTTTTTGAGTGAAATTTTTAAAAAAAATGATGTTGCTTATGCTTCAATGGGTACTTTAGGTTCGTTTTTGGAGGAAAATGAAATCGAAGGCCAAAAATTGACAACTGAAAATCCACTATTCATTAGAAAATTTCTTAAAAAAGTTCAAAATCATACTAAGCATGTTTTTTTTGAAGCTTCTTCAATAGGCATTAATCAGAAAAGACTAGCTGGACTTGAAATCAAGCATGTTGGTTTCACAAGTTTTGCGGAGGATCATCTTGACTATCATAAAACCACTTATAATTATTTAAGTTCCAAACTTGAACTTTTGTCAAATAGAAGTCTAGAAACTTTGGCTTTCAATCTAGACATGAACATCTCAAAAGAAATTAAACAAAATGCAAATGCTAGAAGTATTTTTTCAATATCCTCATCAAATAAAAAAGCAGAAATTTATTACGAAATTTTAGATATCGATGAAAATGGTTGGATCAGATTTGATACTTTTACTCCATGGGGTCAATTCTCTTCCAATGTAAGATTATGGGTTGATTATAATGTTTTAAATTTGCTTATATCTCTACCTTACTATTACTACTGCTTCGGTGAGATAAAGTCTTTTTTTAGTAAAATCGAAAATATCCTCCTTCCTAATGGAAGGTTTGAAGTTTTGAATTTTAAAACAAAACACAAAAAAGTGATTATTGATTTTGCTCATACTCCTGAAGCAATGGAAAAACTTTTATCTCAACTATCAAAAAATTATAAAGAAAAAATTTATTTAGTTTTTGGATGTGGAGGCGATAGGGATAAAGGTAAAAGAACAATAATGGGGGCTATAGCAGAGAAATATGCAACAAAAATATTTTTAACTTCTGATAATTCTAGAAGTGAATCTCCAGATGAAATAATTGATATGATTGCAGCAGGCATTAAAGATAAATTAAAAATACAAGTTAATATAGATCGAGAAAAGGCTATTCAACTAGCTATAAATTCTATGAGTCAAGATAATGTTCTTGTTGTTGCGGGGAGAGGGCATGAAAATTTTCAAATTGAGCAAGGTAATAGGTTAAAATTTTCTGATCGTGAGATTGTAAAGAAATGTTTAGCGTAA
- a CDS encoding UDP-N-acetylmuramoyl-tripeptide--D-alanyl-D-alanine ligase has translation MFSVKGLNSLKDVSKFLDGQMFVGDHEINGISFDSRHIKKNELFIPLKGDNFDGNNYIDEVVSKGGFALSDRKEKKCSILVENVYESLLKLAQKNLEEIRPKIVFITGSHGKTTIKDMLKFSLGEKCHASKENQNNQFGIPFTILQMPHTSEIIIVECGARKEGDFDEIAKYLFCDVFVLTDITHNHIETFKSIENIESTKLKLLKTLVKKENFIDGREIEQQNYLQKNLLISKKVLEILELKESGELYEFIPSKGRGNREKFKNAEIIDHSYNANPKAIIETAKLENPNKTVLILGDMAELGKDELKIHCDLLNKLEGYEIFVTGKIFYECFKTQKRDKLYFFENENDFPRKILSTKLDEGINLYFKGSRSSKMERYIDIIKNA, from the coding sequence ATGTTTAGCGTAAAAGGTTTAAATTCACTCAAAGACGTTTCAAAGTTTTTAGATGGACAAATGTTTGTAGGTGATCATGAGATCAATGGAATAAGTTTTGATTCCAGACATATTAAAAAAAATGAATTATTCATTCCATTAAAGGGCGATAATTTTGATGGCAACAACTATATAGATGAAGTTGTAAGTAAAGGTGGTTTTGCTCTGTCTGACAGGAAGGAAAAGAAATGTTCAATCTTAGTTGAGAATGTATATGAGTCTCTCCTAAAGCTTGCTCAAAAAAATCTTGAAGAAATTCGACCAAAAATAGTATTTATAACTGGAAGTCACGGGAAAACTACCATTAAAGATATGCTTAAATTTTCATTAGGAGAAAAATGCCATGCGAGTAAAGAAAATCAAAATAACCAATTTGGCATACCATTTACAATCTTACAAATGCCTCACACTTCAGAGATAATTATCGTTGAATGTGGTGCAAGAAAAGAGGGCGATTTTGATGAAATCGCAAAATACCTTTTTTGTGATGTATTCGTTTTAACAGATATTACTCACAATCATATAGAAACTTTTAAATCTATTGAAAATATTGAATCAACAAAATTGAAATTACTTAAAACATTAGTAAAAAAAGAAAATTTTATCGATGGAAGAGAAATTGAACAACAAAACTATTTACAAAAGAATCTGCTAATAAGTAAAAAAGTTTTAGAAATACTCGAATTAAAAGAATCAGGTGAGCTATATGAATTTATTCCCTCAAAAGGTAGAGGGAACAGAGAGAAATTTAAAAATGCGGAGATAATTGATCACTCCTATAATGCTAATCCAAAAGCTATAATTGAAACTGCAAAATTAGAAAACCCAAATAAAACAGTTTTGATTCTTGGTGATATGGCAGAACTTGGCAAAGATGAATTAAAAATTCATTGTGATCTTTTAAATAAACTTGAGGGTTATGAGATATTTGTTACTGGAAAAATTTTTTATGAATGTTTTAAAACTCAAAAAAGAGATAAGTTATATTTCTTTGAAAATGAAAATGATTTCCCAAGAAAAATTCTCTCTACTAAGCTTGATGAGGGAATAAATCTCTATTTTAAAGGTTCTAGGTCAAGCAAAATGGAAAGATATATTGATATAATAAAAAATGCTTGA
- the mraY gene encoding phospho-N-acetylmuramoyl-pentapeptide-transferase, with translation MLDFFISYLPEKSSFLNLFSYLSTRTILSTLSALMIVLFFGDKFIEFIRSIQFKQKIDDRGPKSHKVKDGTPTMGGLLIIGSVLLSGLLWGDLQNKYLLISLFTIFSFGLIGFFDDYRKVKSLDSKGLSMVTKIFFQVVFAFIASSLLYYSANSTAETNYIVPFFKTVSLDLGIFFIFISVFILVGSSNAVNLTDGLDGLAILPVIIVTAALGFIAWSAGNLIASEYLYIPYIEGTGELLVLCGAMIGAGIGFLWFNTYPAQIFMGDIGSLSMGSFIALIAIIVRHEIVFAVMAMIFIIEAMSVILQVASFRLRRKRIFKMAPLHHHFELIGWKEPKIIVRFWIITFIFVLIGLSLLKIR, from the coding sequence ATGCTTGATTTCTTTATAAGTTATTTGCCTGAGAAGTCCTCTTTTTTAAATCTTTTTTCTTATCTTTCTACAAGAACAATTCTATCTACTTTATCAGCCCTCATGATAGTTCTTTTTTTTGGAGATAAATTTATAGAATTCATAAGGTCTATTCAATTTAAGCAAAAAATTGATGACAGAGGGCCCAAAAGTCATAAAGTTAAAGATGGAACTCCTACGATGGGTGGGCTGCTAATAATTGGTAGTGTTCTTTTGTCAGGGCTTTTATGGGGAGATTTACAAAATAAATATCTTCTAATCTCACTCTTTACAATATTCTCTTTTGGATTGATTGGTTTTTTCGATGATTACAGAAAAGTCAAAAGCTTGGACTCAAAAGGTCTTTCTATGGTGACGAAAATCTTCTTTCAAGTAGTTTTTGCTTTCATTGCATCATCTTTACTTTACTACAGTGCAAATAGCACCGCAGAAACGAACTATATTGTTCCATTCTTTAAGACTGTCTCCCTTGATTTAGGCATTTTTTTTATTTTTATTTCGGTTTTTATACTAGTTGGAAGCTCAAATGCAGTAAACCTTACCGATGGATTAGATGGACTTGCAATTTTACCTGTAATAATAGTTACTGCTGCTTTGGGTTTTATAGCATGGTCTGCAGGAAATTTAATAGCTTCTGAATATTTATACATACCATATATAGAGGGAACAGGAGAGCTACTGGTTCTTTGTGGGGCCATGATTGGAGCGGGAATTGGTTTTTTGTGGTTCAACACATATCCAGCCCAAATTTTTATGGGCGATATAGGTTCACTCTCTATGGGCTCGTTTATCGCTTTAATAGCAATTATCGTTAGGCATGAAATAGTATTTGCAGTAATGGCAATGATTTTCATTATTGAAGCAATGAGCGTCATTCTACAGGTAGCATCATTTCGCTTAAGGAGAAAAAGAATTTTTAAAATGGCTCCATTACATCATCATTTTGAATTAATAGGATGGAAAGAACCAAAAATTATCGTACGTTTCTGGATAATAACTTTTATTTTTGTCTTGATAGGACTATCTCTTTTAAAGATTAGATGA